One window from the genome of Aptenodytes patagonicus chromosome 4, bAptPat1.pri.cur, whole genome shotgun sequence encodes:
- the OSTC gene encoding oligosaccharyltransferase complex subunit OSTC: METLYRLPFAVLECPNIKLKRPSWVHMPSAMTVYALVVVSYFLITGGIIYDVIVEPPSVGSMTDEHGHQRPVAFLAYRVNGQYIMEGLASSFLFTMGGLGFIILDRSNAPNIPKLNRFLLLFIGFVSVLLSFFMARVFMRMKLPGYLMG; this comes from the exons atggAGACGCTGTACCGCCTGCCCTTCGCCGTGCTCGAGTGCCCCAACATCAAGCTGAAGCGGCCGAGCTGGGTGCACATGCCCTCGGCCATGACCGTTTACGCGCTGGTGGTGGTGTCCTACTTCCTCATCACTGGAG GGATTATCTATGACGTGATCGTGGAACCTCCCAGCGTGGGGTCGATGACAGACGAACACGGGCATCAGAGGCCGGTGGCCTTCTTGGCATACAG agtaaATGGGCAATATATTATGGAAGGGCTCGCATCCAGCTTCCTCTTCACAATGGGCGGCCTAGGATTCATAATTCTGGATCGATCGAATGCACCAAATATCCCCAAGCTGAATAGGTTTCTTTTGCTCTTTATTGGATTTGTCAGCGTGCTTTTGAGCTTCTTCATGGCCAGAGTTTTCATGAGGATGAAATTACC ggGCTACTTGATGGGTTAG